A stretch of the Glycine soja cultivar W05 chromosome 13, ASM419377v2, whole genome shotgun sequence genome encodes the following:
- the LOC114382472 gene encoding probable prolyl 4-hydroxylase 7 translates to MVSRHLVSLFLCFLCFEISVSSIRLPGLDQDAKATHGSVLRLNRGGSSVKFDPTRVTQLSWSPRAFLYKGFLSDEECDHLITLAKDKLEKSMVADNESGKSIMSEVRTSSGMFLNKAQDEIVAGIEARIAAWTFLPIENGESMQILHYENGQKYEPHFDYFHDKANQVMGGHRIATVLMYLSDVEKGGETIFPNAKAKLLQPKDESWSECAHKGYAVKPRKGDALLFFSLHLDASTDNKSLHGSCPVIEGEKWSATKWIHVSDFQKPIKQVDSGDCVDENENCPRWAKVGECEKNPLYMVGGEGVKGSCMKSCNVCSS, encoded by the exons ATGGTTTCTCGCCATTTGGTTTCGCTCTTCCTCTGTTTCCTCTGTTTCGAGATCTCTGTTTCATCAATTCGATTGCCCGGTTTGGACCAAGACGCCAAGGCCAC GCATGGATCGGTGCTTAGGTTGAACAGAGGAGGCTCTTCAGTGAAGTTTGATCCCACACGGGTCACTCAGCTCTCGTGGAGTCCCAG GGCTTTTCTCTACAAGGGCTTTTTATCCGATGAAGAATGTGATCATTTGATAACTctg GCCAAGGACAAGCTGGAGAAGTCTATGGTGGCAGATAACGAGTCTGGTAAAAGCATAATGAGTGAAGTCAGAACGAGTTCTGGGATGTTTCTCAACAAGGCACAG GATGAAATAGTTGCTGGTATTGAAGCCAGAATTGCTGCATGGACATTCCTTCCTATAG AGAATGGTGAGTCGATGCAAATATTGCACTATGAGAATGGTCAGAAGTACGAACCACATTTTGATTACTTCCATGACAAAGCTAATCAAGTTATGGGTGGCCATCGGATTGCCACTGTATTGATGTATTTGTCTGATGTTGAGAAGGGCggggaaacaatttttcccaATGCCAAG GCAAAGTTGTTGCAGCCAAAAGATGAGAGCTGGTCTGAATGTGCTCACAAAGGATATGCAG TAAAACCTCGGAAGGGTGATGCCTTGTTGTTCTTCAGTCTCCATCTGGATGCAAGTACAGATAATAAGAGCTTGCATGGAAGCTGTCCAGTCATTGAGGGAGAGAAGTGGTCTGCAACCAAGTGGATTCACGTCAGTGACTTTCAAAAACCAATCAAGCAAGTGGATAGTGGAGACTGTGTTGATGAGAATGAGAATTGCCCTAGGTGGGCTAAAGTAGGTGAATGTGAGAAGAATCCACTTTATATGGTTGGTGGTGAAGGAGTAAAAGGAAGCTGTATGAAGAGTTGCAATGTTTGCTCTTCTTAG
- the LOC114382134 gene encoding transcription factor MYB35-like: protein MHIASPLHNSLSPSLAFLLLLCLISSLISKMRRPPCCDKSNVKRGLWTPEEDAKILAYVANHGTGNWTLVPKKAGLNRCGKSCRLRWTNYLRPDLKHDGFTPQEEDLIINLHGAIGSRWSLIAKRLPGRTDNDVKNYWNTKLRKKLMKMGIDPVTHKPVSQVLSDLGSISGLPNTTNQMAFINKDLMMSNMPPTKTEPSDSNKSMVEHTQEGQVHSWEHHIPYQVIINSENVQPQVLSEAASSTSSSSSSNLTQLGSPQSYSCQTPQAQISPPCSSFDWSEFLHSDSFNWSLNPPSGLMQSEAELSDNTKSNGHDMQGAASEGSGSGSGAVACGASMEYQINKQCEAHSFVDGILDRDSEIRAAFPQLLDASFDY from the exons ATGCATATTGCATCACCATTACATAATTCACTCAGTCCTTCTCttgcatttcttcttcttctttgtcttaTTTCTTCTCTCATTTCAAAAATGAGAAGGCCTCCTTGTTGTGACAAATCCAATGTGAAAAGGGGTCTTTGGACTCCTGAGGAAGATGCTAAAATACTTGCCTATGTAGCCAATCATGGAACTGGAAATTGGACATTGGTTCCAAAGAAAGCAG GGCTTAACAGGTGTGGTAAAAGCTGCAGGCTAAGATGGACCAACTACCTAAGGCCTGACCTCAAGCATGATGGTTTTACTCCCCAAGAAGAAGATCTAATTATTAACCTTCATGGAGCCATAGGAAGCAG atGGTCCTTAATTGCAAAAAGACTACCTGGGAGAACAGACAATGATGTCAAGAACTATTGGAACACAAAGCTAAGGAAGAAGCTTATGAAGATGGGAATCGATCCAGTGACACATAAGCCGGTCTCACAAGTCCTCTCTGACTTAGGAAGCATTAGTGGCCTCCCAAACACCACTAACCAAATGGCTTTTATCAACAAGGACTTGATGATGAGCAACATGCCACCAACAAAAACTGAACCATCAGATTCCAACAAGTCAATGGTGGAGCACACACAAGAGGGTCAAGTTCACTCTTGGGAACACCACATTCCTTACCAAGTCATCATCAACTCAGAAAATGTTCAACCACAAGTGTTAAGTGAAGCTGCATCCTCAACCTCATCCTCGTCTTCCTCTAATCTCACACAATTAGGATCACCACAGTCCTACTCTTGCCAAACTCCTCAGGCTCAAATTTCCCCTCCTTGTTCCTCCTTTGATTGGAGTGAGTTTCTTCACAGTGACTCATTTAATTGGTCATTGAATCCCCCCTCAGGTCTAATGCAAAGTGAAGCTGAACTTTCCGACAATACCAAAAGCAATGGCCATGACATGCAAGGAGCTGCAAGTGAGGGTTCTGGTTCTGGTTCTGGTGCTGTTGCTTGTGGTGCTAGCATGGAATATCAAATTAACAAGCAGTGTGAAGCTCATTCATTTGTGGATGGTATTTTGGACAGGGATAGTGAGATAAGAGCAGCATTCCCTCAGCTTTTGGATGCTTCTTTTGACTACTAA